One Trichomycterus rosablanca isolate fTriRos1 chromosome 10, fTriRos1.hap1, whole genome shotgun sequence DNA window includes the following coding sequences:
- the kcnj2a gene encoding inward rectifier potassium channel 2a produces MGSVRANRYSIVSSEEDGMKLATMAVSNGYGNGKSKVHTRHQPQSRFVKKDGHCNVHFVNVSEKGQRYLADLFTTCVDIRWRWMLVIFCLAFLLSWLFFGCIFWLMAIFHGDLDGNAPKCVSHVSTFTGAFLFSIETQTTIGYGNRYVTEECPIAVFMVVLQSIVGCIIDAFIIGAVMAKMAKPKKRNETLVFSHNATVAMRDNKLCLMWRVGNLRKSHLVEAHVRAQLLRSRTTAEGEFIPLDQMDIDVGFDSGIDRIFLVSPITIVHEIDEDSPFYDMSKPELDNSEFEIVVILEGMVEATAMTTQCRSSYLASEILWGHRFEPVLFEEKNYYKVDYSRFHKTYEVPSTPLCSARDLAEKKYILSSPSSFCYENEVALPNKEEKEEGDGGGPVPTNTHTDTGSDSDHNQAGVPTEPRPLRRESEI; encoded by the coding sequence ATGGGAAGCGTGCGGGCTAACCGCTACAGCATCGTGTCATCAGAGGAGGACGGGATGAAGCTGGCCACGATGGCGGTGTCGAACGGCTACGGGAACGGGAAGAGCAAGGTGCACACCCGGCACCAGCCCCAGAGTAGGTTCGTCAAGAAGGACGGGCACTGCAACGTCCACTTCGTCAACGTCAGCGAGAAAGGTCAGCGCTACCTCGCCGACCTTTTCACCACCTGCGTGGACATTCGCTGGCGCTGGATGCTGGTCATTTTCTGCCTGGCGTTCTTGCTCTCGTGGCTCTTCTTCGGGTGCATCTTCTGGCTGATGGCCATCTTTCACGGAGATCTGGACGGCAACGCTCCGAAATGCGTCTCGCACGTGAGCACCTTCACCGGAGCCTTCCTGTTCTCCATCGAGACGCAGACCACGATAGGATACGGCAACCGTTACGTCACGGAGGAGTGTCCCATCGCCGTGTTCATGGTGGTCCTCCAGAGCATCGTGGGCTGCATCATCGACGCTTTTATAATCGGAGCGGTGATGGCCAAGATGGCCAAGCCCAAAAAGAGGAACGAGACTTTGGTGTTCAGCCACAATGCGACGGTGGCCATGAGGGACAACAAGCTGTGTCTGATGTGGAGGGTCGGCAACCTGCGCAAGAGCCACCTGGTCGAGGCTCACGTCCGGGCTCAGCTTCTTAGGTCTCGTACCACGGCGGAGGGAGAGTTTATCCCTCTGGACCAAATGGACATCGACGTCGGGTTTGACAGCGGCATCGACCGCATCTTCCTCGTCTCTCCGATAACCATCGTCCATGAGATCGACGAGGACAGTCCGTTTTACGACATGAGCAAGCCGGAGCTGGACAACTCGGAGTTCGAGATCGTGGTCATCCTGGAGGGCATGGTGGAAGCCACGGCGATGACCACTCAGTGCCGTAGCTCGTACCTGGCCAGCGAGATTCTCTGGGGCCACCGGTTCGAGCCCGTCCTCTTCGAGGAGAAGAACTACTACAAAGTAGACTACTCGCGCTTCCACAAGACCTACGAGGTCCCCAGCACTCCGCTGTGCAGCGCCAGGGACCTGGCGGAGAAAAAATACATCCTCTCCAGCCCCAGCTCGTTCTGTTACGAGAACGAGGTGGCGCTTCCGAACAAAGAGGAGAAAGAGGAAGGAGACGGGGGCGGACCGGTgcccaccaacacacacactgataccgGCTCGGACTCCGACCACAATCAGGCCGGCGTGCCCACGGAGCCGCGGCCTTTGAGGCGAGAATCAGAAATCTGA
- the kcnj16a gene encoding inward rectifier potassium channel 16, whose amino-acid sequence MNSGIVRYSNVQHDDGCCTKKRRFMRKDGSCSTAFRRVPGEWLPYMADIFTTLVEIRWRVMLLAFALSYILSWLFFGTLFWIIALAHSDTTEPSNEPCVYEVRSFTAAFLFSLETQTTIGYGARGMSESCTIAIVVVTIQDIISVLIDTVVIGIIVAKMASARKRAQTVGFSNSAVINVRNGHLCLSWRVGDFRRNHMVEGTTHAQLVRHAVHSTGKADMTYHDLEIQNSHVILATPVTVIHRITPSSPLYRTSPRELRKESFDLLVSFTYTDDCSGILHQSRTSYTPGEILWGQCFQDMLRISQKSYSVDYALFHQTVKVPMLEMSAEDYERDKHCPNHEHSTQATGPPTGAPNPGAVIDQKCTIIRNIIHEEQL is encoded by the coding sequence ATGAATTCGGGCATCGTGCGCTACTCCAACGTCCAGCACGACGACGGCTGCTGCACCAAGAAGAGACGCTTCATGCGCAAGGACGGCAGCTGCAGCACGGCGTTCCGTCGCGTCCCCGGAGAGTGGCTTCCGTACATGGCGGACATCTTCACCACCCTGGTGGAAATCCGCTGGAGGGTGATGCTCTTGGCGTTCGCGCTGTCCTACATCCTTTCCTGGCTCTTCTTCGGGACCCTGTTCTGGATAATAGCGCTGGCGCACAGCGACACGACGGAACCGAGCAACGAGCCGTGCGTGTACGAGGTACGAAGCTTCACGGCGGCGTTCCTGTTCTCGCTCGAGACGCAGACCACCATCGGGTACGGGGCGCGAGGCATGTCTGAGAGCTGCACGATCGCCATCGTGGTCGTTACCATCCAGGACATCATCAGCGTCCTCATCGACACCGTCGTGATCGGGATCATCGTCGCCAAGATGGCATCCGCGAGGAAGAGAGCGCAGACCGTCGGGTTCAGCAACAGCGCCGTGATCAACGTCCGTAACGGTCATCTGTGCCTGTCCTGGCGGGTGGGAGACTTCCGTCGAAACCACATGGTGGAAGGAACCACACACGCCCAGCTGGTCAGACACGCCGTCCATTCCACCGGCAAGGCCGACATGACCTATCATGACCTCGAGATCCAAAACAGCCACGTAATTCTGGCCACTCCGGTCACCGTCATCCACCGGATCACCCCCAGCAGCCCTCTGTACAGGACCAGCCCACGGGAGCTGAGAAAAGAGAGCTTCGACCTGCTGGTGTCTTTTACCTACACGGACGACTGCAGCGGGATCCTTCACCAGTCCCGGACCTCCTACACTCCCGGGGAAATCCTGTGGGGTCAGTGCTTTCAGGACATGCTCCGAATTTCCCAGAAGTCTTACAGCGTAGATTATGCCCTCTTTCACCAAACGGTTAAAGTACCGATGTTAGAAATGAGCGCAGAGGATTACGAGCGAGACAAGCACTGTCCGAACCATGAACACAGCACACAAGCGACCGGTCCTCCCACAGGGGCGCCAAACCCGGGCGCAGTTATAGATCAGAAATGTACAATAATCAGGAATATTATTCACGAGGAACAGTTGTAG